One region of Salinibacterium sp. TMP30 genomic DNA includes:
- a CDS encoding nicotinate phosphoribosyltransferase has product MSTALLTDQYELTMLDAAIGSGRHERPCVFEAFARRLPDSRRYGVVAGTGRLLELVEQFRFGDDELSFLQQNKIVHPNTIDWLANYRFTGNITGYREGDAYFPGSPVLIVEGSFAEAVLLETLALSVLNYDSAVASAAARMVSAADARPIAEMGSRRTGERSAVASARAAYIAGFSATSNLEAGRSWGVPTMGTAAHSFTLLHDSEEEAFQAQVDAFGPSTTLLVDTYDVEKAVDLAVKVAGTELGAVRIDSGDLAAQVAAVRAQLDSLGATNTRITVTNDLDEYAIAALRSAPVDSYGVGTSVVTGSGHPAAGMVYKLVAHHNDAGEWVSVAKKSTAKATVGGHKAAVRTLEGGRAVTELIYQTSEGRPDVEGRDLIVDLMTKGTADARWLGHDGTCAARDHREQALAELPQNAFRLSRGEPVVPTVYY; this is encoded by the coding sequence GTGAGTACAGCTCTACTAACTGACCAATACGAGCTCACCATGCTCGACGCCGCCATCGGCAGTGGCCGCCATGAACGCCCCTGCGTGTTTGAGGCGTTTGCCCGCCGGCTTCCCGACAGCCGCCGCTATGGCGTTGTTGCCGGCACCGGGCGGTTGCTTGAACTGGTTGAACAGTTCCGTTTCGGCGACGACGAACTCTCCTTTTTGCAGCAGAACAAGATAGTTCACCCGAACACCATCGATTGGCTCGCCAACTACCGCTTCACCGGCAATATCACCGGCTACCGCGAAGGTGACGCCTACTTCCCCGGTTCCCCCGTGCTCATCGTGGAGGGATCGTTCGCCGAGGCTGTGCTGCTCGAAACCCTTGCGCTGAGTGTGCTGAACTATGACTCGGCTGTCGCCTCCGCTGCTGCGCGCATGGTGTCTGCTGCCGACGCACGGCCCATCGCTGAGATGGGATCACGTCGCACCGGAGAACGTTCTGCTGTGGCATCCGCCCGCGCCGCCTATATTGCTGGCTTCAGCGCAACCAGCAACCTCGAAGCCGGCCGCAGTTGGGGGGTGCCAACGATGGGCACCGCTGCTCACTCGTTCACTCTGCTGCACGATTCAGAAGAAGAAGCGTTTCAGGCGCAAGTTGACGCCTTCGGGCCCTCGACGACACTGCTCGTCGACACCTATGACGTAGAGAAAGCTGTCGATCTTGCAGTGAAGGTTGCCGGCACTGAACTCGGTGCGGTGCGCATCGACTCTGGCGACCTTGCCGCTCAGGTCGCGGCGGTTCGCGCGCAGCTGGATTCGCTCGGGGCAACCAACACCCGCATCACTGTTACCAACGATCTCGATGAGTACGCCATCGCAGCGCTGCGATCTGCCCCCGTTGACTCTTACGGTGTCGGAACCTCAGTAGTGACCGGTTCCGGTCATCCGGCTGCGGGCATGGTCTACAAACTCGTGGCCCACCACAACGATGCCGGTGAATGGGTGTCGGTTGCGAAGAAGTCGACGGCAAAGGCCACCGTCGGCGGGCACAAGGCAGCGGTAAGAACACTTGAGGGTGGTCGTGCCGTGACCGAGCTGATCTACCAGACCTCCGAAGGTCGGCCCGATGTTGAGGGCCGCGATCTCATCGTCGACCTCATGACAAAGGGAACTGCGGATGCCCGCTGGCTTGGTCATGACGGAACGTGCGCCGCACGCGACCACCGAGAGCAGGCTTTGGCAGAGCTGCCGCAGAATGCGTTCCGGCTGTCGCGCGGTGAACCCGTCGTACCGACCGTCTACTACTAG
- a CDS encoding ATP-binding cassette domain-containing protein, whose amino-acid sequence MENAQTPDEGKKTVKTPVTKPATSTRKPAAARGAQAKPGDAKPASSAPRKVAAKKPTAPATPVAKSTVPRSAAANSARSRATGAKPTSAKPSSAKPTTPRTTATRVAAKKRATTTQTANAEAATPESEPAAIVADAAEAKSPELQTPELQTPALQTPERQAPESESPEPIEKPDGALAGLARLRALASQFAASAPAVELDSGPKSVENPVKHDAEVVAETAPDSERHEARGIDAEPTEDSSAHTAALVDSTPRAAPKRKPKDKTPVAPEPQPQRERESAGVVAVQSTVSHAREATSTDIVLKVRGLSKGFGDTVAVNDIDLNVRAGVFYGIVGPNGAGKTTTLSMITGLLRPDSGTATINGIDVWDSPEIAKRSIGVLPDRLRIFDRLTGSQLLYYSGVLRGLKAAEVRKRSADLATAFGLDDVMGRLVSDYSSGMLKKVALAAAMIHSPRLLVLDEPFESVDPVSATTVTRILKQYVDAGGTVLLSSHRMELVQRVCSHVAVIVEGSLLADGTIDDVRNGMSLEDRFVQLTGKNSSGGGLEWLNSFSD is encoded by the coding sequence GTGGAAAATGCCCAGACACCCGACGAGGGCAAGAAGACTGTTAAAACGCCGGTAACGAAGCCCGCAACGAGCACCCGCAAGCCCGCCGCTGCACGCGGTGCTCAAGCAAAGCCGGGCGACGCGAAGCCAGCATCCTCTGCTCCTCGCAAGGTGGCAGCCAAGAAACCCACCGCCCCCGCAACGCCGGTGGCAAAGAGCACCGTCCCGCGGTCCGCAGCGGCAAACAGTGCACGTTCGAGGGCAACCGGCGCGAAGCCAACGTCGGCCAAGCCATCGTCGGCCAAGCCAACGACTCCGAGGACGACAGCTACTCGGGTCGCGGCCAAAAAGCGGGCAACGACCACACAGACAGCGAATGCAGAGGCGGCGACGCCGGAGTCTGAGCCAGCCGCAATCGTGGCAGATGCAGCTGAAGCTAAGAGCCCTGAACTTCAGACACCAGAACTTCAGACACCCGCACTTCAGACACCCGAACGTCAGGCACCTGAATCGGAGAGCCCGGAACCCATCGAGAAGCCGGATGGCGCGCTCGCAGGCCTCGCTCGCTTACGCGCTCTTGCCTCACAGTTCGCCGCATCAGCTCCCGCCGTAGAGCTCGACTCTGGACCGAAGAGTGTTGAGAACCCGGTAAAGCACGATGCTGAGGTGGTCGCAGAAACAGCTCCCGACTCAGAGCGTCACGAGGCTAGGGGGATCGATGCGGAGCCCACAGAGGACTCATCGGCCCACACCGCCGCGCTTGTCGATTCCACACCCCGTGCAGCGCCGAAGCGGAAGCCCAAGGACAAGACACCGGTCGCGCCGGAGCCGCAGCCGCAGCGCGAGCGTGAGAGCGCTGGTGTGGTTGCAGTGCAGTCGACGGTCTCTCACGCTCGTGAGGCGACATCCACCGATATTGTTTTGAAAGTTCGCGGGCTTTCGAAGGGCTTTGGCGACACGGTTGCGGTCAATGACATCGACTTGAACGTTCGTGCCGGAGTCTTCTACGGCATCGTCGGCCCCAACGGTGCCGGAAAAACGACCACCCTGTCAATGATTACCGGGCTCTTGCGACCCGATTCCGGAACCGCCACCATCAATGGCATTGACGTGTGGGATTCGCCCGAGATCGCTAAACGCTCCATCGGTGTGCTGCCCGATCGCCTGCGCATCTTCGACCGCCTCACCGGTTCGCAACTCCTCTACTATTCGGGCGTGCTTCGCGGGCTCAAAGCGGCTGAAGTGAGAAAGCGCTCGGCAGATTTGGCGACAGCGTTCGGACTCGACGACGTGATGGGTCGCCTCGTCAGCGACTACTCCTCTGGCATGCTCAAGAAGGTGGCGCTCGCCGCTGCAATGATCCATTCGCCACGACTGTTGGTTCTTGACGAACCCTTCGAATCGGTCGACCCCGTCTCGGCTACCACGGTTACCCGCATCCTGAAGCAATATGTGGATGCCGGTGGAACAGTGTTGCTCTCCAGCCACCGCATGGAGCTGGTACAGCGAGTCTGCAGCCATGTTGCCGTGATCGTCGAAGGCAGCCTGCTCGCCGATGGAACAATTGATGACGTTCGAAACGGGATGTCGCTCGAAGACCGCTTTGTGCAGTTGACGGGCAAGAACTCCAGCGGGGGAGGGCTTGAGTGGTTGAACAGTTTCTCCGACTGA
- a CDS encoding VTT domain-containing protein has translation MVGTALIPWLDPNNLIEGFGAFALLGVAFIVFAETGLLVGFLLPGDTLLIITGVLTFTGVIGFDIWWVCLAISVAAFLGGEVGYLIGHKLGPKVFERKETGLFSVENVKRTNAFFGRFGGLAVILARFVPVVRTFAPVAAGVGHMDYRKYSLYNAIGALIWGSGLTYAGFLLGYIPPLRDFIVNYIDIILLAAVTISVLPTAYHYFRSSYKAKKARDAGRAAALDDDEAEKLALHPKDFDQKLDD, from the coding sequence TTGGTAGGCACCGCTCTGATTCCCTGGCTTGACCCCAACAACCTCATCGAGGGCTTCGGAGCGTTTGCGCTGCTCGGGGTCGCGTTCATTGTGTTCGCCGAGACAGGACTGCTCGTTGGCTTCCTCTTGCCCGGCGATACGCTGCTCATTATCACCGGCGTGCTGACGTTCACTGGCGTCATCGGCTTTGATATTTGGTGGGTGTGTTTGGCCATCAGCGTTGCAGCATTCTTGGGTGGCGAGGTCGGCTACCTGATTGGGCACAAATTGGGCCCGAAAGTTTTCGAACGAAAAGAGACCGGGTTGTTTAGCGTCGAGAACGTTAAACGCACCAATGCCTTCTTCGGCCGCTTCGGCGGTCTCGCAGTAATCTTGGCCCGCTTCGTTCCCGTCGTGCGAACCTTCGCACCGGTAGCAGCAGGCGTCGGCCATATGGACTACCGCAAATACTCCCTTTACAACGCCATCGGCGCACTCATCTGGGGTTCCGGCCTCACCTACGCCGGATTCCTGCTCGGCTACATTCCGCCGCTGCGTGACTTCATCGTCAACTACATCGACATCATCCTGCTCGCCGCCGTCACCATCTCGGTGCTACCGACTGCCTACCACTACTTTCGCTCGTCGTACAAAGCGAAGAAGGCACGTGACGCCGGTCGCGCCGCTGCACTCGATGACGATGAAGCAGAAAAGCTTGCACTTCACCCCAAGGACTTCGATCAGAAGCTCGACGACTAG
- the murI gene encoding glutamate racemase, translating into MTDAPIGVFDSGVGGLTVARAIIDQLPHESIVYVGDTLHSPYGPKPIADVRRYALEVMDRLVDDGVKLLVIACNTASAAMLRDARERYTEAYGIEVVEVIQPATRAAVSQTRNRRVGVIGTEGTIKSRAYVDAFAAASDIELFTQACPRFVEFVEAGITTGPEVLAVAEEYLAPLKAAEIDTLVLGCTHYPHISAAIQYVMGRDVTLVSSAEATAYDVYSTLVAHNLLRDSTEPAEHTFEATGPDKEGFTRLASRFMGPNIVRVETFETGAISLPTLPS; encoded by the coding sequence GTGACTGATGCACCCATTGGCGTTTTCGACTCCGGAGTCGGCGGCCTCACCGTCGCCCGCGCCATCATCGACCAATTGCCTCACGAGTCGATCGTTTATGTTGGCGATACCCTCCACTCGCCCTATGGACCCAAACCGATTGCGGATGTTCGGCGCTATGCCCTCGAAGTGATGGATCGTCTCGTCGACGATGGCGTCAAACTGCTCGTCATTGCGTGCAACACTGCCTCCGCAGCGATGCTGCGGGATGCCCGTGAGCGTTACACCGAGGCGTACGGTATCGAAGTGGTTGAAGTGATCCAGCCCGCTACGAGGGCGGCAGTGAGCCAGACCCGCAATCGTCGCGTCGGAGTGATCGGCACCGAGGGCACCATCAAGTCGCGTGCCTATGTGGATGCCTTCGCCGCAGCATCCGATATCGAATTGTTCACCCAGGCGTGCCCACGATTCGTTGAATTTGTGGAGGCCGGCATCACGACCGGGCCCGAAGTTCTTGCGGTCGCGGAAGAGTATTTGGCACCACTGAAGGCCGCCGAGATTGACACGCTTGTGCTCGGCTGCACCCACTACCCGCACATTTCTGCGGCGATTCAGTATGTGATGGGCCGCGACGTTACGCTCGTCTCCAGCGCTGAAGCAACCGCCTACGACGTCTACAGCACTTTGGTGGCACACAACCTGTTGCGCGATTCGACCGAACCGGCCGAACATACCTTCGAGGCCACAGGCCCAGACAAGGAAGGCTTCACGCGTTTGGCTTCCCGATTCATGGGGCCCAACATTGTGCGAGTTGAAACCTTCGAGACTGGTGCAATTAGCTTGCCGACGCTGCCCAGCTAG
- the rdgB gene encoding RdgB/HAM1 family non-canonical purine NTP pyrophosphatase: MHVVLATHNAHKVLELRRILGPALDGIELVAYDGPEPVEDGDTFEANALIKARAAAIHSGLPALADDSGICVDALGGAPGIHSARYAGTRNDSDNVELLLTNLEGVDDRAAQFACAAAFVVPVDGAAAAGADSNVERHEFVELALWPGRVATERSGAHGFGYDPIFWPDGGSITSAEMTSEQKDALSHRAQAFTAIMPIVRARLLGDTK, encoded by the coding sequence ATGCACGTCGTCCTCGCCACCCACAATGCCCACAAAGTTCTTGAGCTGCGCCGCATCTTGGGCCCAGCCCTCGACGGTATCGAACTCGTCGCCTACGACGGACCTGAGCCCGTAGAGGACGGCGACACTTTTGAGGCGAATGCACTGATCAAGGCGCGGGCAGCAGCCATCCATAGTGGGTTGCCTGCGCTTGCCGACGACTCTGGAATTTGCGTTGATGCGCTGGGTGGTGCCCCCGGCATCCATTCGGCTCGCTATGCGGGCACCCGCAATGACAGCGACAACGTTGAGCTGCTACTGACGAACCTTGAGGGTGTGGATGATCGTGCTGCGCAGTTTGCGTGTGCTGCGGCGTTCGTGGTGCCCGTCGATGGTGCCGCTGCTGCAGGCGCTGATAGCAACGTTGAGCGTCACGAGTTCGTTGAGCTCGCGCTGTGGCCAGGTCGTGTTGCGACCGAACGTAGCGGTGCCCACGGTTTTGGTTATGACCCCATTTTTTGGCCAGATGGTGGAAGCATCACGTCGGCGGAGATGACATCGGAACAAAAAGACGCTCTTAGCCATCGTGCGCAAGCGTTCACCGCGATCATGCCCATTGTGCGCGCGCGATTGCTCGGCGACACGAAGTAG
- a CDS encoding ABC transporter permease: MAYTALGRPAWSPITRYRRILWLLTVRDLRVRYSTSALGYVWSILDPLVMAGIYWFVFTQVFDRTVGEQPYIVFLLTALLPWMWFNGAVSDATRAYLREAKLIRSTKIPRTIWVARLVLSKGIEFIASLPVLAFFAIITGAVLHWEAIYFLLGVLLQAILTVGVGLIVAPLVVFFRDLERATKLALRFLFYASPIIYGIPDLQKLGLDGLAAFNPLAGIFSLYRAAFFPDQLDWYAVLIGALMSCILVAVGILVFVRTERAVLKEI, from the coding sequence GTGGCGTACACAGCACTTGGCCGACCGGCATGGTCTCCCATCACCCGATACCGCCGCATTCTCTGGTTGCTCACTGTCCGCGACCTGCGCGTGCGGTACTCCACCTCAGCCCTCGGCTACGTGTGGTCCATTCTTGACCCTCTTGTGATGGCCGGCATCTACTGGTTTGTCTTTACCCAAGTCTTTGATCGCACTGTAGGCGAGCAGCCCTACATCGTGTTCCTCCTCACCGCACTGTTGCCGTGGATGTGGTTCAACGGTGCAGTTTCGGATGCCACCCGTGCCTACCTGCGTGAAGCCAAGCTGATCAGGTCTACCAAAATTCCGCGCACCATCTGGGTTGCGCGACTCGTACTCTCGAAAGGGATCGAGTTCATCGCCAGCCTGCCCGTGCTCGCCTTCTTCGCGATAATCACCGGAGCGGTACTGCACTGGGAAGCCATATATTTCCTGCTAGGCGTTCTGCTTCAGGCGATCCTCACCGTGGGCGTCGGGCTCATTGTTGCGCCCCTCGTTGTGTTCTTCCGTGACCTCGAACGGGCCACCAAACTTGCCCTACGTTTTCTCTTCTACGCTTCCCCCATCATTTATGGGATCCCCGATCTGCAGAAGCTCGGGCTTGACGGTCTTGCCGCATTCAACCCGCTCGCCGGTATCTTCTCGCTCTACCGGGCAGCATTCTTTCCCGACCAACTTGACTGGTATGCCGTACTCATTGGGGCACTCATGAGCTGCATTCTGGTGGCCGTCGGAATCCTCGTCTTCGTGCGCACCGAGCGTGCTGTGCTGAAGGAGATCTAG
- a CDS encoding DUF3039 domain-containing protein encodes MADTDHTGGGTDTLDRELEELLNQEQVEEGDHERFSHYAPKNKIMESALSGKPIRALCGKLWTPGRDPEKFPVCPTCKEVYEKLKG; translated from the coding sequence ATGGCTGACACCGATCACACTGGCGGCGGAACTGACACTCTCGACCGCGAACTTGAAGAACTGCTCAATCAGGAGCAGGTTGAAGAGGGCGACCACGAACGTTTCTCTCACTACGCGCCGAAGAACAAAATTATGGAATCGGCGCTCTCCGGAAAACCAATCCGTGCTCTGTGCGGAAAACTGTGGACGCCAGGTCGCGATCCCGAGAAGTTTCCCGTCTGCCCCACGTGCAAAGAAGTTTATGAGAAGCTCAAGGGCTAG
- a CDS encoding phosphocholine cytidylyltransferase family protein has protein sequence MTTQVVILAAGMGSRLGRSLPKPLTELNDGRTIMKQQFDNIHHAFGNNVKVTIVVGYKLEHIIEAFPEASFVYNEQYDQTNTSKSLMRALQASTPGGVLWMNGDVVFDPTALERAALMVARDQSFVSVNTAKVSDEEVKYTTDAEGFIKELSKTVKGGLGEAVGINYISRDAKATLVRHLKRVGDQDYFERGIELAIDEDRLLIEPIDISDLYAIEVDFAEDLERANLFV, from the coding sequence ATGACTACACAGGTCGTAATTCTAGCTGCCGGCATGGGCAGTCGTTTGGGCCGTTCGCTTCCGAAGCCGCTTACTGAGCTCAACGATGGCCGCACGATCATGAAGCAGCAGTTTGACAACATCCACCACGCATTCGGCAACAACGTAAAGGTCACGATCGTTGTTGGCTACAAGCTTGAACACATCATCGAAGCTTTCCCTGAAGCATCGTTCGTTTACAACGAGCAGTACGACCAGACCAATACCTCCAAGAGCCTGATGCGGGCACTGCAGGCATCCACTCCCGGTGGAGTGCTCTGGATGAACGGCGATGTCGTCTTCGACCCGACCGCACTTGAGCGCGCAGCACTGATGGTTGCGCGCGACCAGTCATTCGTCAGCGTCAACACCGCCAAGGTTTCTGACGAAGAAGTCAAGTACACAACCGACGCAGAAGGTTTCATCAAGGAACTCTCGAAGACCGTCAAGGGCGGCCTCGGCGAAGCGGTTGGCATCAACTACATCTCGCGCGACGCAAAGGCGACGCTGGTCCGCCACCTCAAGAGGGTTGGCGACCAGGACTACTTCGAGCGCGGCATTGAGCTCGCCATCGACGAAGATCGCCTACTCATCGAGCCCATCGACATTTCTGATCTCTACGCGATCGAGGTCGACTTCGCTGAAGACCTTGAGCGGGCAAACCTCTTCGTTTAG
- a CDS encoding HEAT repeat domain-containing protein, whose product MSEHDDPHAVNLELPIAARIAAASERHGEAVIVERAVSLIEGNNEGKEFLLIVGGEHAQGILDGAPVLYWPELWGTRALLHAWDDSAADAVRAALSNQAWRVREMATRVVATRRLDAREQLVALLTDETPRVRAAAARALGTVGTSEEIEAMSSLVKDEDIEVRRGAQQGMDAIRKREAK is encoded by the coding sequence GTGTCTGAACATGATGATCCCCACGCAGTAAATCTTGAACTCCCTATCGCGGCCCGCATTGCGGCAGCGAGCGAACGACATGGCGAAGCCGTCATTGTCGAGCGCGCGGTCTCTCTCATTGAGGGCAACAACGAGGGCAAAGAGTTCCTATTGATCGTCGGAGGCGAACACGCTCAGGGCATCCTCGACGGTGCGCCCGTGTTGTACTGGCCCGAACTGTGGGGAACCCGCGCACTGCTGCACGCCTGGGATGACAGTGCTGCGGATGCCGTACGCGCGGCACTCAGCAATCAGGCGTGGCGTGTGCGAGAGATGGCAACCCGTGTTGTTGCTACTCGTCGACTCGACGCTCGCGAACAGCTTGTGGCGCTCCTCACGGATGAAACTCCGCGTGTTCGTGCGGCAGCAGCGCGTGCCCTTGGCACCGTCGGAACCTCAGAAGAGATCGAAGCGATGTCGTCCCTTGTCAAAGACGAAGACATTGAGGTGCGTCGCGGCGCCCAGCAGGGCATGGACGCAATCCGCAAGCGTGAAGCCAAATAG
- the rph gene encoding ribonuclease PH, with product MTRHDGRENNELRKVTIERGWSDQAEGSALISFGKTKVLCTASFTNGVPRWMTGKGKGWVTAEYSMLPRSTNSRMDREAVKGKVGGRTHEISRLIGRSLRAVVDMKALGENTIVIDCDVLQADGGTRTAAITGAYVALADAIEWGREKKFIGKNSKALFDSLAAVSVGIIDGEPMLDLAYVEDVRAETDMNVVVTGRGLFVEVQGTAEGAPFDRRELDSLLDLALEGAVDLTSMQVASLAEGAAGSDAK from the coding sequence ATGACACGTCACGATGGTCGCGAAAACAACGAACTGCGCAAGGTCACGATTGAGCGCGGTTGGAGCGACCAGGCAGAAGGGTCAGCCCTCATTTCCTTCGGTAAGACGAAGGTACTGTGCACGGCATCCTTCACCAATGGCGTGCCGCGCTGGATGACTGGCAAAGGCAAAGGCTGGGTCACGGCCGAGTACTCGATGCTGCCGCGCAGCACGAACAGCCGCATGGACCGCGAAGCCGTCAAGGGTAAGGTCGGCGGGCGCACCCACGAGATCTCGCGCCTCATCGGCCGCAGCCTCCGTGCCGTTGTCGACATGAAAGCTCTCGGCGAGAACACCATCGTCATCGACTGTGACGTGCTCCAGGCCGACGGAGGAACCCGCACGGCGGCCATCACCGGCGCTTACGTTGCGCTCGCGGACGCCATCGAGTGGGGTCGCGAAAAGAAATTCATCGGCAAGAACTCCAAAGCCCTGTTCGACTCACTCGCCGCCGTGAGCGTCGGAATCATCGATGGTGAGCCCATGCTCGACCTCGCCTACGTCGAAGACGTGCGTGCCGAAACCGATATGAATGTTGTTGTCACCGGGCGCGGCCTCTTCGTAGAAGTTCAGGGAACCGCCGAAGGTGCACCATTCGACCGCCGCGAACTCGACTCCCTTCTCGACCTCGCCCTTGAGGGGGCAGTTGACCTCACCTCGATGCAGGTCGCATCGCTTGCTGAAGGTGCCGCAGGATCCGACGCAAAATAA
- a CDS encoding CDP-glycerol glycerophosphotransferase family protein encodes MALLKDFTTARKVVRTMLRSRRNRRRVASLVGQHPLPTPGSVSIAVYFADTKVNLYQIRQWYAPLAELSKRFPVSIIARSPSSVLALWDEAPVPTVYLRRVSELEHFVSEQPLKIVFYVNQNSKNFQMFRYGRMWHVFINHGESDKMYMTTNQFKAYDYSFVAGEAALDRLSHKLWDFDLAKRAIPIGRPQADHFAGELPYTPDDRTVVLYAPTWEGDREAAAYGSIATHGEALANAVLASDKHRLIYRPHPRSGVVDDEYKRANTAIIAAIAEANETDPSVQHIYDDGNELGWQLVAADVAITDVSAMVYDRLATGKPLIVARPVSPLADIDEAGYLGSCEWLRADQAGDILSIVSRVQFDAEAQERLGYWAERHFGDTSQGSATTRFHDAIESLIASWHRHAQIHIGDRRGSEGDPFEDDDDESPAAE; translated from the coding sequence ATGGCGTTACTGAAAGATTTCACAACCGCACGAAAAGTGGTGCGCACAATGCTGCGTTCGCGCCGCAATCGGCGTCGCGTCGCAAGCCTCGTGGGCCAGCATCCGCTGCCAACGCCCGGGTCAGTCAGTATCGCCGTCTACTTTGCGGACACCAAAGTCAATCTGTACCAAATCCGCCAGTGGTATGCGCCGCTTGCGGAGTTGTCGAAGCGTTTTCCCGTGAGCATCATCGCTCGGTCGCCCAGTTCAGTGTTGGCGCTGTGGGATGAGGCCCCGGTTCCCACGGTGTACTTGCGTCGGGTGTCAGAGCTTGAGCACTTTGTGTCAGAGCAGCCGCTCAAGATCGTGTTTTACGTCAATCAAAACTCCAAAAACTTTCAGATGTTCCGTTACGGTCGCATGTGGCACGTTTTCATCAACCATGGTGAGAGCGACAAAATGTACATGACCACGAACCAGTTCAAGGCCTATGACTATAGTTTTGTCGCTGGCGAAGCGGCCCTCGACCGGTTGAGCCACAAGCTCTGGGACTTTGATCTCGCGAAGCGCGCCATCCCGATCGGGCGTCCGCAAGCCGACCACTTTGCGGGAGAATTGCCGTACACGCCAGACGACCGCACTGTGGTTCTCTACGCCCCGACGTGGGAGGGCGACCGGGAGGCTGCAGCCTACGGCTCAATCGCCACCCACGGTGAGGCATTGGCGAACGCAGTTCTGGCCAGCGACAAGCACCGTCTGATCTACCGTCCGCACCCGCGAAGTGGTGTTGTCGACGACGAATACAAGCGCGCGAACACTGCGATCATTGCGGCGATTGCTGAAGCCAACGAAACGGATCCGTCAGTTCAACACATTTATGATGACGGTAATGAGCTGGGCTGGCAGTTGGTGGCGGCGGATGTTGCCATCACCGACGTTTCGGCCATGGTCTATGACCGGCTCGCGACGGGTAAACCGCTGATCGTTGCTCGACCGGTGTCGCCTCTGGCAGATATCGATGAGGCAGGCTACCTGGGATCGTGCGAGTGGTTGCGCGCTGACCAAGCTGGTGACATTCTGTCGATCGTCAGTCGTGTGCAGTTCGATGCTGAAGCGCAGGAGCGTTTGGGTTATTGGGCGGAGCGCCATTTTGGTGATACGAGCCAGGGTTCAGCGACAACGCGGTTTCATGATGCCATTGAATCGTTGATCGCGTCGTGGCACAGGCACGCACAAATTCATATCGGTGATCGCCGTGGCAGTGAAGGTGACCCTTTTGAGGATGACGACGACGAGTCACCTGCTGCCGAGTAG
- a CDS encoding ABC transporter ATP-binding protein gives MNDTTVIQVRDAGIRFRLNRRSRRSFKDLFAGRKRRARANEFWALRNVSFDVTAGEAIGVVGRNGQGKSTLLKLVAEVMLADEGTVQVGQGVAPLIEITGGFVEDLSVRDNVYLTAGLHGMTKREINERFDEIISFAEIERFIDTPYKHLSSGMKVRIAFAVISRLEEPIILVDEVLAVGDKPFREKCYRRIEELLMGGRTLFFVSHNERDLRRFCSRGLYLDKGELVLDGPIGDVLARYNADYGS, from the coding sequence GTGAACGACACAACCGTAATCCAGGTGCGGGATGCGGGCATCCGGTTTCGACTCAATCGGCGATCACGTCGCAGCTTCAAAGATCTGTTCGCGGGCCGCAAGCGTCGCGCTCGTGCCAACGAATTCTGGGCGTTGCGCAACGTCAGCTTCGATGTCACTGCTGGCGAAGCGATCGGTGTTGTCGGCCGCAATGGTCAGGGTAAGTCAACCCTGCTGAAGCTGGTCGCCGAAGTGATGCTCGCCGATGAAGGAACCGTGCAGGTGGGTCAGGGCGTTGCCCCGCTCATCGAAATTACCGGTGGCTTTGTCGAGGATCTGAGCGTGCGCGACAACGTATACCTCACCGCTGGCCTGCACGGAATGACAAAGCGAGAGATCAACGAGCGCTTCGACGAGATCATCAGCTTTGCTGAGATCGAGCGATTCATCGATACCCCTTACAAACACCTCTCGAGCGGCATGAAGGTGCGTATTGCCTTCGCCGTGATCTCACGCCTCGAAGAGCCCATTATTTTGGTTGATGAGGTACTTGCGGTGGGCGACAAACCGTTCCGTGAGAAGTGTTACCGACGAATTGAAGAACTCCTTATGGGCGGGCGCACCCTGTTCTTTGTCTCCCACAATGAACGCGACCTGCGTCGCTTCTGCAGCCGCGGGCTTTACCTCGACAAGGGTGAACTTGTGCTCGATGGCCCCATCGGCGATGTACTGGCCCGCTACAACGCTGATTACGGTTCCTGA